Proteins encoded within one genomic window of Dyadobacter chenhuakuii:
- a CDS encoding TIGR02757 family protein: MHGTEVIIPTFSSFVTDLLEEKAEQYNQPAFIPMDPISIPHSFSVKQDIEIMGFWAAVLAWGQRKTIINKCHELSALMDGAPYDFVLNHTESDLKPFLHFKHRTFNSTDTLYFLHFFQQYYRQHESLEFAFSSHMQEGEETIENALIGFHNLFRDSEDFPTRTAKHIATPLRKSSCKRLNMFLRWMVRKDDKGVDFGIWNTIKPSQLVCPCDVHVDRVARLLGLIKRPLTDWQTAKELTASLKQLSPEDPVKYDFALFGLGIEGFAK; encoded by the coding sequence ATGCACGGCACTGAGGTTATCATCCCTACATTTTCATCATTCGTCACGGATTTACTGGAAGAAAAGGCTGAGCAATATAATCAGCCCGCATTCATTCCTATGGACCCGATCAGCATTCCGCATTCATTTTCTGTAAAACAGGACATTGAGATTATGGGCTTTTGGGCGGCTGTGCTTGCCTGGGGACAACGAAAAACGATTATTAATAAATGTCACGAATTGTCTGCGCTGATGGATGGCGCACCTTACGACTTCGTTCTGAATCACACAGAAAGCGACCTAAAACCATTCCTGCATTTTAAACACCGCACATTCAACTCGACGGATACGCTTTATTTCCTGCATTTTTTCCAACAGTATTACCGCCAGCATGAATCGCTTGAATTTGCATTCAGCAGCCATATGCAGGAAGGCGAAGAAACTATTGAAAACGCATTAATAGGTTTTCATAATTTATTCCGCGACTCGGAGGACTTCCCAACCAGAACGGCCAAACACATTGCCACACCACTAAGAAAATCCTCCTGCAAGCGCCTGAACATGTTCCTGCGCTGGATGGTCAGGAAAGACGACAAAGGCGTAGACTTTGGCATCTGGAACACCATTAAACCATCCCAGCTAGTCTGCCCCTGCGACGTCCACGTGGACCGCGTCGCACGACTGCTAGGCCTCATCAAACGCCCGCTCACCGACTGGCAAACCGCCAAAGAGCTCACCGCATCATTAAAGCAACTAAGCCCGGAAGATCCCGTGAAGTATGATTTCGCGCTTTTTGGGTTAGGGATTGAGGGATTTGCGAAGTGA
- a CDS encoding LysM peptidoglycan-binding domain-containing protein, whose protein sequence is MKYIFCLTILLGLLTGMSEARSNGSYKVDSVGVERVGGKIFVLHRVNQGQTMFAVVRQYGTSIQALREANPGMADQIQSGQTIRVPYTPKTSKKDSKKEDKKEDKKEAKAEAKEVKPTVTTPAAATPAPTAPAAVTPAAPAPTTTSAPTASATVAAPANGIHKVEPGETLYRVAVKYGVLMADLRKWNNLADDNLKDGQELIVSEKAPEKPAPTVAAPAPKVTTTTTVVKDSVKAKAIVPEKVVKPVEEVAPPKVVKGKKKSESGLAEVIETDESTSKFLGLHRTAPVGALVEVLNEYNQEKIIVRIIGRIPDTSINDDIVIKLSSRAFEKVSPNSKRFRAVVSYLE, encoded by the coding sequence ATGAAATACATTTTTTGCCTGACCATTTTGTTAGGTTTGTTGACAGGTATGAGTGAGGCCCGGTCAAACGGGAGTTATAAGGTTGACTCCGTTGGGGTCGAAAGAGTGGGAGGTAAGATTTTCGTTCTGCATAGGGTAAACCAGGGGCAGACCATGTTTGCGGTGGTCCGTCAGTATGGCACTTCCATTCAGGCGCTTCGCGAGGCTAATCCCGGTATGGCTGATCAGATCCAGTCGGGACAAACGATAAGGGTGCCTTACACGCCGAAAACCAGCAAGAAGGATTCGAAAAAGGAAGACAAGAAAGAGGATAAAAAAGAAGCAAAAGCTGAGGCGAAGGAGGTAAAACCGACTGTAACCACACCGGCTGCTGCCACACCTGCTCCCACAGCACCCGCCGCTGTAACACCCGCTGCACCGGCACCCACAACAACATCTGCACCAACTGCCAGCGCAACCGTCGCTGCGCCAGCCAACGGCATACACAAAGTTGAACCAGGTGAAACGCTTTACCGTGTTGCAGTAAAATACGGCGTATTAATGGCCGATCTGAGAAAGTGGAACAACCTGGCCGACGACAATCTGAAAGACGGACAGGAGCTGATTGTCAGCGAGAAAGCACCAGAAAAGCCGGCTCCGACGGTTGCTGCGCCTGCGCCAAAGGTTACTACTACAACCACTGTGGTAAAGGATTCTGTAAAGGCAAAAGCCATTGTTCCTGAGAAAGTAGTAAAGCCGGTTGAAGAAGTTGCGCCTCCAAAAGTCGTAAAGGGCAAGAAGAAATCAGAATCCGGTCTTGCGGAAGTGATCGAGACGGATGAAAGCACCAGCAAATTTCTGGGCTTGCACCGCACCGCTCCTGTGGGCGCTTTGGTGGAGGTTTTGAATGAATATAATCAGGAAAAAATCATTGTACGCATCATTGGCCGTATTCCCGATACGAGCATTAACGATGATATTGTAATCAAGTTATCTTCAAGGGCTTTTGAAAAAGTTTCGCCTAACAGCAAACGATTCCGGGCAGTTGTGAGTTATCTTGAATAA